In one Parvibaculum sp. genomic region, the following are encoded:
- a CDS encoding nuclear transport factor 2 family protein, which yields MTAATERNIAATQALFAAFGAKDIPAILEYLHPDIVIEFYGPSTIPYAGTYRGLGECRRFFETVLSSVDIHQFDAEEFIAERDKVIVTGHLNLTARLTGRTIDSDFVHVITLKDEKWARFRDFMNTAEAVAAFS from the coding sequence ATGACCGCCGCAACCGAACGCAATATCGCCGCGACGCAGGCACTCTTTGCCGCTTTCGGCGCCAAGGACATTCCGGCCATCCTCGAATATCTCCATCCCGACATCGTGATCGAGTTCTATGGACCTTCCACGATCCCCTATGCGGGGACCTATCGCGGCCTCGGCGAATGCCGGCGCTTCTTCGAAACCGTCCTCTCGTCGGTCGACATTCATCAATTCGACGCCGAGGAGTTCATCGCCGAGCGCGACAAGGTCATCGTCACGGGACACCTCAATCTGACGGCGCGTTTGACCGGCCGGACCATCGATTCCGATTTCGTCCATGTCATTACCTTGAAGGACGAAAAATGGGCGCGATTCCGCGATTTTATGAACACAGCTGAAGCCGTCGCGGCTTTCTCCTGA